tccagcctgggagacagagctagaccctgtctcaaaaacaaaacaaaacaaaacaaaaactttattagAGAAAGTTCTTTATATTCATCTTGCAATTTTTCTGTttgaagttatttcaaaataatttttaaaaataagactaaGAAGTCTTTCAGAAAGAAGAGTGCCTCTCAGGCTACAAACATGCTCAAATCTCTCTCACTctaaacaaagcaaaactaaaaacaaacaaaataatgaagCCAGTTGTCACTTACTGTTGCCACTTCCTCCCTGCTAGGCATCATGATGCAGAGGAAACACCACTGGGCCAGGTATCAGGAAGTCTCTGTTtgagtctggctctgccactccctAAATTTGTGACTTTggcaaaaacatttctttttctgagcctcagtttcctcattcataagATGGAACCAATGGTATCTCCCTTATGGAGATGCTGTGGGGGCCAAGGGAGAGAAAGAATATATAGGCAGGTTATAAACTCTAATGTATTCTACAAATATGAATTGCAAGTAATCCCTCACTGTAACTCTTGGTGATAAAAGAGTATTGCCTTCACATCGTGATAAAATCCATCCTCTTCTTGGAGCTCAGCCTGCCCTCTGAAGGACTGTACCCAGCTGATCACAGCCTTAGTCCCTTGATACTTTCTGCCTTTCCTGACCTTCTCAACCCTATCTGGTCCCTCTGCCTGGCTGTGCAGGACAGGTGCTCACTTGGTTCTCTTCCTGGTTCTTTTCCTCTTATCTACTTACTCTGTCTGGGTGTCTCATCTACTCCCATCACTTGGGGACCTCCAGTATTACACTGATGACATCCCCACTCACACTTTCATCCTTGGCTTCTCCTCTCAGCTAGTCCACCTCCACCCAGGCATTCCCACAGGCACTTCAAAGTTGCCTTGGGCAAAACTAAATAATTCCCTTCTTAACTtgcttctcttcctgtgttatcTTCCTTACTGAAAATACCACCTTCCCGCTAAATACTTAGGCTAGAAACCTATGAAtcagttattattatttgcttactgaagcatctactatgtgcctgcCCCTGCTGCCACCCTAAGTATCATGAGTTCTTGATTTCCTTTATTCCTTGAAAGAGCCCTCATAGCGGTGGATCCTACTGTATTCCATCTTATAGAGTTGGATTCTCAGGTTCAGAGAGCTTAAATAATTTTAAGCCCAAGGTTGCATAGCTAATAAATGGTGAAACTGGGATTTGATAATAGGCttgtctgactccaaaatccCTTTTCATAATCACATACTACATGACTTCATCCTGGATTCCCCAATATAATTGCTCATTGATTCTTGATAATTTTATCACTGAAATGTAAGAGACAAGAGGAatgagttctttcttttttcactgctGTTACCTTGCTCActcatatatatttagatatatgtatataggtgtttttttctaattataaacgTGATATATATTGGCTGTAAGAAAATACATTACATACCTAAATAGTGAAAGTTCCTCAACCCCAACTTCTACAGTTAACCAACATTAACAGGTATACAttcctcaatttttttctatgtatttgctagtatattatgcttttaaaaatcagatcacatgaccttgaaatttacttttcttttttttttttcttttttttgagacagagtctcgctctgtcgaccaggctggagtgcagtggcacgatctcggctcactgcgacctccacctcccgggttcaagcgattctcctgcctcagcctcccgagtagctgggactacaggcgcgtgccaaccatggcggctaattttttttttttttttttgtatttttagtagagacagggtttcaccgtattagccaggatgggaaatttacttttcttatttcatGTATAAGCACATACAAACCTAcctgtttttatgtctttttttaaatgaggtaatatatacACGTTTTATACAAAATTCAAAACGCACAAGAGGGTATAATCATAAACAAATAGGTCGCCATCCACCCTTGTTCTCCAGCTGCTCATCAGCAAATGACTCTTACCAATTTCCTAGATAGCCTTCTGCGGCGCCTCATTTCTTTTCCAAGCTGCTTAACATCCCACTGTATAGATACACCAAGTTCATTAGGACACTTAGATTGTTTAAATTCTGTGTCAATCTCATTAATTACTTATAACTCAACTTTTCTTAGCAATATGGTGTTCCACATTGTACAGCTGCACcgtaattcatttattaatttctctACTTATGAAAATTGAAGTTTAAATACCTAAGAGCATTTGCTCTGCTCTGCTCTTAGAGCACTCGTGCTGTTTAAGCATTTCGGCCATTTTGTCATCAATATAGTTTATGTATTCCTCCACCCAACTGTGAATTCCTCAAGGACAGGGGCGGTGTTCATATTCATCTTTGCATCCTCTTAGACTAGCTTCCCGCACTTGGTCTAGTGCATACATTCACCAAACTTGAGTTCAATAACTGACTCACCCGCGCTGAGTTCTGAAAGAGAGCGTGGGGAGGCGGAGCCAGGGGAAGCCCTGCCCATTTGGGCGGTCCCGACCTCAGAGGGACCGGAACATTCGTTGGAAGGATCATTGTTTCTCAGGGACGATTTGGACGCGAAGCGTGCCCCGCACAAGGATGGTTGCCATGAACCGGAagtaactggttattttgctggCTCCAGTTTTTCCGCGCGGCGGAAAAGGCGTGTCTGCGTGTCTCCCAACCATTTCTAGTCCCCTTTCCTTGCAGGACCTCATGAGTAAGCTGTGGCGGCGTGGGAGCACCTCTGGGGCTATGGAGGCCCCTGAACCGGGTAAGCGCGGATAGATCAAGCAATTTAGGCAGTGTTAGAAAAGAAGTCCCGTTCTTGCTCCTCGGAGAGTCCAGGGTACTGCGGCCACAGGTGGGAAGGAGAAAGGCGGTGCTGTTGTTATGGTAACAGCGAGTACTGCGGGAAGGGTGGGATCCGGTAGGAGCTTAGGTTATTCAGGGCTTCCCCTGCCACCCTCCGGCCGAACACTGTTGACAGGCTTTCCTTCCACAGGAGAAGCCCTGGAGTTGAGCCTGGCGGGTGCCCATGGCCATGGAGTGCACAAGAAAAAACACAAGAAGCACAAGAAAAAACACAAGAAGAAACACCATCAGGAAGAAGACGCTGGGCCCACGCAGCCGTCCCCTGCCAAGCCCCAGCTCAAACTCAAAATCAAGCTTGGGGGACAAGTCCTGGGGACCAAGAGGTGAGGCCAAGAGGGTCAAAGTTTTATAAGGGGAACTTTAGGAGCAGAGATAGTAGTTAGAAACCGACTGGGCTTTCTATAAGACCGAATGGACACTGTGACTTCAGGGTCCAGGTTTAGGCAGCAAGAGTCTAAGAGGGTGGGGAAAGTTGGGTGTAGCTACTGAGTAGGAGGAGGAGACGCTTGCTCATTTTAAAGAGTAGTGTTGCTTCTCTGCAGTGTTCCTACCTTCACTGTGATCCCAGAGGGGCCTCGCTCACCCTCTCCCCTTATGGTTGTGGATAATGAAGAGGAACCTATGGAAGGAGTCCCCCTTGAGCAGTACCGTGCCTGGCTGGGTGAGAAGGATCTGGAGGTGGGGAAACTGGGTTTCTTATTATACCCGCCTAAAGAAAGAAGGTTGGTTCTGAAATGGGTTAGCATTTTCCATGTCCCAGTATTAACTCAGCCAAATTAGGGTGCCCCATCTGaacaattctgtttttctttctccaactTCCTTCCCAGATGAAGACAgtaatctctctccctctccacttcGGGACCTATCAGGAGGGTTAGGGggtcaggaggaagaggaggaacagAGGTGGCTGGATGCTCTGGAGAAGGGGGAGCTGGATGACAATGGAGACCTCAAGAAGGAGATCAATGAGCGGCTGCTTACTGCTCGACAGGTATGTTGGTTCATTGTTTATTCACTCACCAAATGTATACAGTATTGAGAACTCTCCACGACCCAAGCACTTTGCGTGGCAGTGGGGATATCGATAGTGGAGAAAAGACAAAGTTTCTATTCTCCTGGAGCTAGTATTctagtgtgtgtgttggggggctgggaagtaaataagtaagtaaataatttcaaaaagctATATGGTTTATGACAAAAAGAATAGGGTGATGAAATAGAAAGTGGCGTagacaaacaaatagaaatgatggaAGAGAGACATTAGGGTAGTTAGAGAAGGCTTCTCTGAAGAGATAACATTTGCAATACCAGAGGAGCTCTGCTGAGCAGAGACCAGCAGGCGCACAGACCTTGAGACTGGAATATGTCTAGCAGagtaaaggagaagaaaaagtggACAAGCCACTGAAGGGCTGTACGCAGAGAAGTGACATACTTGGTTTACATTTCAATAGATTACTTTGGCATCTTTGTAGAGAATGAATCTCCGTGGAGACAAGAGATAGAAGTACGGAGACCAACTAGGAAGCTGTTGAAGTAATCAGCTGAGAGGCAGTGGTTGCTTTAACCAAGGCGAAAGTGGTGGAGATGGAGAAAATCAGATGAATTATGGCTATATTTTGGAAGTAGATACTTGTGGGGAGGGGAATGGAGAGAAAATATATCAAGGCTAAGCCTGGGATTTTGGCTTGAGCAGTTATCCACCTGATACTCTGTATTGAGATGAGATTAAAAATAACAGACCTCTGGGAAAGCTGGTACAGTTTTGGTGCACAGGTCAGGCAGGTAACATTACTGCTGCTTCTCCCCTTGAGAGTTAAGGATCTAAAGCTAAATGTCAGGAGATCTGGGAGGAGACAGTATTTATGAAGAGGAACCTATGGAAGGTGTCCTGGAGAGAGTGCTCATTAATTAATATCCCGCCTCTGAAGGCCTGCGCTGCTCAAGACCCTGCCTTCCATGTCCCTTCTTTCTCCTCACCCGATCTGGCCGACCTCGCCTCTCCATCTTCCTCCATTTTCAGACAGCACCccgtctctgtctctccctaGCGAGCTCTGCTTCAGAAGGCGCGGAGTCAACCTTCCCCGATGCTGCCGCTGCCTGTGGCTGAGGGCTGTCCACCTCCCGCCCTCACTGAGGAGATGCTGCTGAAGCGCGAGGAGCGGGCGCGGAAGCGGCGGCTCCAGGCGGCGCGGCGGGCGGAAGAGCACAAGAACCAGACTATCGAGCGCCTCACCAAGACTGCGGCGACCAGCGGGCGGGGAGGCCGGGGGGCCGCACGGGGCGAGCGGCGGGGAGGGCGGGCTGCGGCTCCGGCCCCCATGGTGCGCTACTGCAGCGGAGCACAGGGTTCCACCCTCTCCTTCCCACCTGGCGTCCCCGCCCCCACGGCGGTGTCTCAGCGGCCACCCCCCTCAGGCCCTCCTTCGCGCTGCTCTGTCCCCGGCTGTCCCCATCCGCGCCGCTACGCTTGCTCCCGCACGGGCCAGGCACTCTGCAGTCTTCAGTGCTACCGCATCAACCTGCAGATGCGGCTGGGGGGGCCCGAGGGCCCTGGATCCCCCCTTTTGGCTACGTAAGGCCCTTAACCCAGACTCTGCGGCCTGTCCCATGCACGCTCTTGAGTGTCTTCCCCACCCTATTAAATTACATCCGGTGCTTCGGCTTGTACAGAACTGGGGGAGTGGGATGTTGTGGGCAGACCAGTCTCCGGTATACACGTATTTTGCCCCTGTCGGAGCTTGCGTCGATGTCTGGGGCTTGGAAATCACCGCAAGAAACCAGGCTGGTTTGCGCCCAGAATCGGACCGACTTTTGGGACCCTGCCTCTTCCAGCCGGGATTACCTGGCGTGCTTCGGCATTTGGCGTCATTCCGAAAACATACCGCAAGCCAATCAGCGGCAAGCTTGCTCTTCGGGCCGGCTGTTCGTTGGTTGATGCGCCAGAGCCTGTTCTGTTGTCTGTATTGGCTATTGCCGCTGTCAGTCAGGGCTGTGGGTCGAACTTTCATCTACTCTTTGTCTGTAAAAGCTCTTGTTGTCTGGGAGAGCGGCGGAGGCGCTGCTGTGGATTGGTCACAGGGAGAAACCTCTGATCTGTTCCTATTGGCCCGTCCGTCTAGGGACGGTGATGATTGGTAGGGCAGAGCAATCTGAGTCCTAGTTGGTGGAGTTCTCCCCGGATGGAAGCTCCGGCCGCGTAGTGATGGTGGCCTCAGCGAAGATGGGCCGGGGAGGGACCATGGCGGTGGCAGCAGAGGTGGCAGGGGCGGGGTGGCTGGCGGTAGAGGAGGCTGTGGTCCTCAGGGGGCTGTAGGTGGAGGTATGGCTCGGGCCAGCAGCGGGAACGGCAGCGAGGAGGCCTGGGGGGCACTTCGGGCGCCGCAACAGCAGGTATCCCAACAGCTCCAAAACCTATCACGACAGCCATTTgtctctttcccctttccttgtCCCTtccttttgggggtgggggaggaactCACGGAGCCAAAGGTACTGTGAAGTTCCTAAACATGCCCCTTCCACTCTTTGTCTAAACTTTGTAACGTAGATGCAGCTGACTGCCTGTAGCCTCATAGACCCCATCCCATGGCTGCAGTGGAAGCTTGCGGTGGCTCTCCAGTGACCAGAGGCATAGTGAGGTCCCAGGGAGGCTCCCTCTGTCTTGCAACAGTTATTTGTGATCTTTTTCTATGTGCCTATTGTCACAACAGAGTCCGGCAGCGTCTTCTCTTGAGGGAGCAATTTGGAGAAGAGCTGGAACCCAGACTCGCGCCCTGGATGCCATCCTTTATCATCCACAGCAATCCCATCTGGTTGGGAGcactgctctgggtctcacactGCCCCTTCTCTATCCTAGGGAGCCTGAGGCCCAGGGGTGGAAAGAtccagttgggggtggggggtagtgAACCGTGCAGGATAATGAAAGCAACTGGCTTTGGAAATGACCTTCCGCTACCCATTGTCTGAGACTGAGATTATCTCAGACTGTCTTCTGCCAAAACACTCCCTTAACAGAAAGCACCGAGGGGATGGGGGTAGGGGGGTTGGGGAGGGTGAGGCTTGAGTGTGAAGGAAGTCTCATATATGCAGAGCTGAAATCTCCCTCTTTGTATGTCCACACTTTTGTCTTGTTCTCTAGACTGATTCTTGCTATTCCAAATCCTCTTCCACGTTGACAGCCCTTCAGATATTTCAACACTCCTCTCAGCATCCTCCACTTCCCCCATCTCTCCAAGCTGAACTTGGTTCACAGGGTGGgattgtgtatgtgcatgcaggAGGTGGGAGTGGACAGTGCCCTGGGCTGGAATCCCCCTTAGTTCTAAGTACCTCCTTGCCCCCAGCTTCGAGAGCTGTGCCCAGGAGTGAACAACCAGCCCTACCTCTGTGAGAGTGGTCACTGCTGCGGGGAGACTGGCTGCTGCACCTACTACTATGAGCTCTGGTGTAAGTCTCCAAGAGAGCTATTTCCAGGTCCCTGTGTCCACCCTCCCTTGGACCTCAGAATTTTGGCCTTCAGGGCCCCTTCTCTGCATAAAAGATGCCTGAGTTGCTCCCTCCTTGCCTCTTGCAGGGTTCTGGCTGCTCTGGACTGTCCTCATCCTCTTTAGCTGCTGTTGCGCCTTCCGCCACCGACGAGCTAAACTCCGGCTGCAACAACAGCAGCGGCAGCGTGAAATCAACTTGTTGGCCTATCATGGGGCATGCCATGGGGCTGGTCCTTTCCCTACCGGTTCACTGCTTGACCTTCGTGAGTGACTTGATGCCCTGGGTCAGCTACCAGTGGCCCTCCCCAAACCAGGACCCCAAATCATCtcacattcccttttccacacatttcaaagtatttttcccTAATATAAAAGCTAGCACCCTATACCTGGTTGTCTTCAACCAATCATGCCAATTTTCTCCCCTGCAGGCCTCCTCAGCACCTTCAAGCCCCCAGCCTACGAGGATGTGGTTCACCGCCCAGGCACACCACCCCCTCCTTATACTGTGGCCCCGGGCCACCCCTTGACTGCTTCCAGTGAACAAACCTGCTGTTTCTCCTCATCTAGCTGCCCTGCCCACTTTGAAGGAACAAATGTGGAAGGTGTTTCCTCCCACCAGAGTGCCCCCCCTGATCAGGAGGGTGAGCCTGGGGCAGGGGTGAGCCCTGCCCCCACACCCCCCTCCTGCCGCTATCGCCGTTTAACTGGTGACTCCAGTATTGAGCTCTGCCCTTGTCCTGCCTCCGGTGAGGGCGAGCCAGTCAAGGAGGTGAGGGTTAGTGCCACCCTGCCAGATCTAGAGGACTACTCCCTTTGTGCACTGCCCCCAGATTCTGTACCGCAGGTCTCTCCCATGGGGCTGTCTTCCAGTGAAGGGGACATCCCATAAGTAGTTTTGAGAGGGTGGATGGGTTACTTGTCTACCAGAAACAGCCCTAGTCCAAACTCCTTGCATTCCTTTTGGCCCCTCCCTGCCTACCTAGAATCTGCCTGAAAGGGCTGGAGCCCTGAGGAGAGGGGCAAGTATTGGGGGACTGTGCTACCTTTACCCCCGCAAGACATACACAGGAGCCTTTGATCTCATTAAAGAGATGTGAACCAGCTACTTGTGGATTTGGGTGGACTAAAGCTCAACTCACTGCATTGCACTTGACCTGACTGGGTTTGAAGGGGACAGGTTATAGCCACTTGACCCCACCTTCCCTGAGGACAGCAGACAGTCCTGAGGCGTGGATTGACCTAAGCCCTCTTGGTGATGCAAATCTGGCAAAAACAATAGAGTTCAAAAtgttttttccaatttatttagaaaaatagacTCTGGATTCACATTCACCCCAGGGCTATGTGGGATGACAGTAAGGAGACACCTGAGATGAAATGAGGAAAGTTTGAATTACTGGTATCCGAGGGGCTGGGGGCAGAAGCCAGAAGCCTTTGTCCCTCCAGAGCCAGAGTGGCATGAGTGGCCtggctcccctcctctccctcccttcagTAGTCTTCAGCCATGGCCAGTAAGACAAGGCTGGTCCAGCCGTGGAAAGGGCGGCAGCCCATGCCTCGCCCATCGCGGTCACTGTACTGCTCCCAAAGAAAGCCTGTAGCCTGGTACTGGCGCCATACATTGCCTACCACATTAGCACGGAGCTCACTGTGAAGTCTGGCAGCCCGAGCCTGGTGAGGACCCTCCAGATGCCCATAGTGGTGGAGTGCTCCCAAAGCTAGGTAGTTGACATTGAGCCACACAGCACCCCGCCAGTAGGGGGGATCATGCTGTGAATTGCGCTGGCCATAaaaggagctggaggctgcaaggGAGCGTAAACCAAAGGGGCTCCAGAGATGGCGGCTGTCAGCTAGAATGTCCAGCAGGGGCCCAAGGCGGGATGAGTTGGGGTCCAGCAGTCGCAGCAGCAAGGGAAAAAGACTGACATAGCCAAGGGCATCTACATACTGCAGTTGAGGTTGGGGCCGACCCACCACCCGAACCAGCCCCTGAGGGGGCCTGGGCTTCAGCTGTACTGCTTTTGTGTGGTTCCCAAAGTCTGCAAAGACTCCTAGCTCTGGGGCCCAGTGCAGCTCATCCAGGCTCTCTGCTGCCTCCAGTGAGGCAGCCAGTGGGCCCAGCTCAGCGGCTACCTCAGCCTCACCCAGATGCTCTGCCAGCCGCGTCAGCACACGGGCACCCAGTGCCACCCAACATCGCAGGTCCAGGTGCCGCTCGGTGACTGAAGGGTGTGAAGCCCGGGGGTAGTCATCCAGCCCAGAGGGTAGGGTCTTGGGGTTCAGTAAGGTTGGTAAGGCAGGGTCCCGTCCCCTCCAGCGGTAAGA
The window above is part of the Symphalangus syndactylus isolate Jambi chromosome 14, NHGRI_mSymSyn1-v2.1_pri, whole genome shotgun sequence genome. Proteins encoded here:
- the WBP1 gene encoding WW domain-binding protein 1 isoform X6; protein product: MPSFIIHSNPIWLGALLWLRELCPGVNNQPYLCESGHCCGETGCCTYYYELWWFWLLWTVLILFSCCCAFRHRRAKLRLQQQQRQREINLLAYHGACHGAGPFPTGSLLDLRLLSTFKPPAYEDVVHRPGTPPPPYTVAPGHPLTASSEQTCCFSSSSCPAHFEGTNVEGVSSHQSAPPDQEGEPGAGVSPAPTPPSCRYRRLTGDSSIELCPCPASGEGEPVKEVRVSATLPDLEDYSLCALPPDSVPQVSPMGLSSSEGDIP
- the WBP1 gene encoding WW domain-binding protein 1 isoform X3, translated to MARASSGNGSEEAWGALRAPQQQPFRYFNTPLSILHFPHLSKLNLVHRLRELCPGVNNQPYLCESGHCCGETGCCTYYYELWWFWLLWTVLILFSCCCAFRHRRAKLRLQQQQRQREINLLAYHGACHGAGPFPTGSLLDLRLLSTFKPPAYEDVVHRPGTPPPPYTVAPGHPLTASSEQTCCFSSSSCPAHFEGTNVEGVSSHQSAPPDQEGEPGAGVSPAPTPPSCRYRRLTGDSSIELCPCPASGEGEPVKEVRVSATLPDLEDYSLCALPPDSVPQVSPMGLSSSEGDIP
- the INO80B gene encoding INO80 complex subunit B isoform X1, translating into MVTASTAGRVGSGRSLGYSGLPLPPSGRTLLTGFPSTGEALELSLAGAHGHGVHKKKHKKHKKKHKKKHHQEEDAGPTQPSPAKPQLKLKIKLGGQVLGTKSVPTFTVIPEGPRSPSPLMVVDNEEEPMEGVPLEQYRAWLDEDSNLSPSPLRDLSGGLGGQEEEEEQRWLDALEKGELDDNGDLKKEINERLLTARQRALLQKARSQPSPMLPLPVAEGCPPPALTEEMLLKREERARKRRLQAARRAEEHKNQTIERLTKTAATSGRGGRGAARGERRGGRAAAPAPMVRYCSGAQGSTLSFPPGVPAPTAVSQRPPPSGPPSRCSVPGCPHPRRYACSRTGQALCSLQCYRINLQMRLGGPEGPGSPLLAT
- the WBP1 gene encoding WW domain-binding protein 1 isoform X5 — encoded protein: MARASSGNGSEEAWGALRAPQQQLRELCPGVNNQPYLCESGHCCGETGCCTYYYELWWFWLLWTVLILFSCCCAFRHRRAKLRLQQQQRQREINLLAYHGACHGAGPFPTGSLLDLRLLSTFKPPAYEDVVHRPGTPPPPYTVAPGHPLTASSEQTCCFSSSSCPAHFEGTNVEGVSSHQSAPPDQEGEPGAGVSPAPTPPSCRYRRLTGDSSIELCPCPASGEGEPVKEVRVSATLPDLEDYSLCALPPDSVPQVSPMGLSSSEGDIP
- the WBP1 gene encoding WW domain-binding protein 1 isoform X2 — translated: MARASSGNGSEEAWGALRAPQQQSPAASSLEGAIWRRAGTQTRALDAILYHPQQSHLLRELCPGVNNQPYLCESGHCCGETGCCTYYYELWWFWLLWTVLILFSCCCAFRHRRAKLRLQQQQRQREINLLAYHGACHGAGPFPTGSLLDLRLLSTFKPPAYEDVVHRPGTPPPPYTVAPGHPLTASSEQTCCFSSSSCPAHFEGTNVEGVSSHQSAPPDQEGEPGAGVSPAPTPPSCRYRRLTGDSSIELCPCPASGEGEPVKEVRVSATLPDLEDYSLCALPPDSVPQVSPMGLSSSEGDIP
- the WBP1 gene encoding WW domain-binding protein 1 isoform X7; the protein is MAAVEACGGSPVTRGILRELCPGVNNQPYLCESGHCCGETGCCTYYYELWWFWLLWTVLILFSCCCAFRHRRAKLRLQQQQRQREINLLAYHGACHGAGPFPTGSLLDLRLLSTFKPPAYEDVVHRPGTPPPPYTVAPGHPLTASSEQTCCFSSSSCPAHFEGTNVEGVSSHQSAPPDQEGEPGAGVSPAPTPPSCRYRRLTGDSSIELCPCPASGEGEPVKEVRVSATLPDLEDYSLCALPPDSVPQVSPMGLSSSEGDIP
- the INO80B gene encoding INO80 complex subunit B isoform X2, which encodes MSKLWRRGSTSGAMEAPEPGEALELSLAGAHGHGVHKKKHKKHKKKHKKKHHQEEDAGPTQPSPAKPQLKLKIKLGGQVLGTKSVPTFTVIPEGPRSPSPLMVVDNEEEPMEGVPLEQYRAWLDEDSNLSPSPLRDLSGGLGGQEEEEEQRWLDALEKGELDDNGDLKKEINERLLTARQRALLQKARSQPSPMLPLPVAEGCPPPALTEEMLLKREERARKRRLQAARRAEEHKNQTIERLTKTAATSGRGGRGAARGERRGGRAAAPAPMVRYCSGAQGSTLSFPPGVPAPTAVSQRPPPSGPPSRCSVPGCPHPRRYACSRTGQALCSLQCYRINLQMRLGGPEGPGSPLLAT
- the WBP1 gene encoding WW domain-binding protein 1 isoform X1, producing MARASSGNGSEEAWGALRAPQQQSPAASSLEGAIWRRAGTQTRALDAILYHPQQSHLPFRYFNTPLSILHFPHLSKLNLVHRLRELCPGVNNQPYLCESGHCCGETGCCTYYYELWWFWLLWTVLILFSCCCAFRHRRAKLRLQQQQRQREINLLAYHGACHGAGPFPTGSLLDLRLLSTFKPPAYEDVVHRPGTPPPPYTVAPGHPLTASSEQTCCFSSSSCPAHFEGTNVEGVSSHQSAPPDQEGEPGAGVSPAPTPPSCRYRRLTGDSSIELCPCPASGEGEPVKEVRVSATLPDLEDYSLCALPPDSVPQVSPMGLSSSEGDIP
- the WBP1 gene encoding WW domain-binding protein 1 isoform X4; translated protein: MPSFIIHSNPIWLGALLWPFRYFNTPLSILHFPHLSKLNLVHRLRELCPGVNNQPYLCESGHCCGETGCCTYYYELWWFWLLWTVLILFSCCCAFRHRRAKLRLQQQQRQREINLLAYHGACHGAGPFPTGSLLDLRLLSTFKPPAYEDVVHRPGTPPPPYTVAPGHPLTASSEQTCCFSSSSCPAHFEGTNVEGVSSHQSAPPDQEGEPGAGVSPAPTPPSCRYRRLTGDSSIELCPCPASGEGEPVKEVRVSATLPDLEDYSLCALPPDSVPQVSPMGLSSSEGDIP